A region of Vibrio porteresiae DSM 19223 DNA encodes the following proteins:
- a CDS encoding oxidoreductase, protein MTDIAQGGTFSLGDKTVFRMGYGAMQLSGPGIMGEPKDRPQAIAVLRAAIEAGVNHIDTSDFYGPYTTNRLIKEALHPYADNLTLVTKIGARRDASGNWLPAFSRQEIIDAVHSNLTNLGLEQLDVVNLRAMFSAHGPAEGSIAEPYSVLAEMQQQGLIHHLGISNATLAQVQEAQAIAPIVCVQNQYNIALRDDDSLVDWLAQHNIAFVPFFPLGGFTPLQVQAVDTIAGELNASSMQVALAWLLQRSPNILLIPGTSSLVHLQDNLGATQIRLSADQLARLNTIG, encoded by the coding sequence ATGACCGACATAGCACAAGGCGGTACCTTTTCGTTGGGAGACAAAACGGTCTTTCGCATGGGTTACGGCGCAATGCAACTCTCTGGCCCAGGCATCATGGGCGAACCTAAAGACAGACCACAAGCCATCGCAGTATTGCGCGCCGCTATCGAAGCAGGCGTCAATCACATTGATACGTCAGATTTTTATGGCCCTTATACGACCAACCGTCTTATCAAAGAAGCGTTGCATCCTTATGCAGACAATCTCACATTGGTCACCAAGATTGGTGCGCGTCGTGATGCCAGTGGCAATTGGTTACCTGCGTTTTCACGTCAGGAAATCATTGATGCCGTGCACAGCAACCTGACTAATTTGGGACTGGAACAGTTGGATGTCGTCAATTTACGTGCGATGTTCTCAGCTCATGGTCCTGCTGAAGGCTCGATTGCAGAACCTTATTCGGTACTCGCTGAAATGCAGCAACAAGGTTTGATTCACCACTTAGGTATCAGTAACGCGACGTTAGCTCAAGTGCAAGAAGCACAAGCGATTGCGCCAATTGTCTGCGTGCAAAACCAATACAATATCGCTCTGCGCGATGACGATAGCTTGGTCGACTGGTTAGCCCAGCACAATATTGCCTTCGTACCTTTTTTCCCATTAGGTGGTTTTACACCGCTGCAGGTACAAGCTGTCGATACCATTGCTGGTGAGCTTAACGCCTCATCAATGCAAGTGGCTTTGGCTTGGTTACTACAGCGCTCACCCAATATCTTGTTGATTCCAGGCACGTCGTCTCTTGTTCATCTACAAGATAACTTAGGTGCAACGCAAATTCGCCTCTCTGCCGATCAACTCGCACGCCTTAACACTATCGGCTAA
- a CDS encoding GrlR family regulatory protein: MKEGIYQVSFLSSQYICGQGILVVKNGTVNGGDSGFIYSGHLVNRQGKWQVELKVKQWNQRVDSIFGAIEQFQLTLEAKLLGNGNFTATGCIFNWPQARLTIEGQYLAQAA, translated from the coding sequence ATGAAAGAGGGTATCTACCAAGTGTCATTTTTGTCGAGCCAATACATCTGTGGTCAAGGGATTTTGGTGGTTAAGAATGGCACCGTTAATGGTGGGGATAGCGGATTCATCTATTCTGGTCACTTGGTTAATCGACAAGGTAAATGGCAGGTTGAACTCAAAGTAAAACAGTGGAATCAGCGAGTCGATTCCATCTTTGGTGCTATTGAGCAATTTCAGCTGACGTTGGAAGCCAAACTGCTTGGCAATGGTAATTTTACTGCCACTGGCTGTATTTTTAACTGGCCTCAAGCAAGGTTGACCATTGAAGGTCAGTACCTTGCTCAAGCGGCTTAA
- a CDS encoding TetR/AcrR family transcriptional regulator, protein MTRRKTSTRVDGEITRQRILDAAGKLFAINGFAETTSKSIAMEADVDLASINYHFGSRNGLYQNVLAAAHSSIINIERLNQITQNEQSAQEKLRAFIELLCNATRSGHEWQAQTLAREILAPTSNLAVLFQKELEPKLMIIRELLSEVTGIPSDAPQLAPCMLNVIAPCMVLLVAGQSVPGAMQETANLPQEQLIEHMYHFALSGLLAMGEHYRLTHLQQA, encoded by the coding sequence ATGACAAGACGTAAAACATCAACTCGGGTTGATGGAGAAATTACTCGCCAACGAATTTTGGATGCAGCAGGGAAGCTCTTCGCGATTAACGGTTTTGCAGAAACCACCAGCAAGTCAATTGCTATGGAAGCAGATGTGGATTTAGCATCAATTAACTATCATTTTGGTAGTCGTAATGGACTGTATCAGAACGTACTTGCAGCGGCGCACAGCAGCATCATCAACATTGAAAGATTGAATCAGATTACTCAAAACGAGCAATCGGCACAGGAAAAACTGCGCGCTTTCATTGAATTATTGTGTAATGCCACACGCAGTGGCCATGAATGGCAAGCGCAAACTCTAGCCAGAGAAATCCTTGCTCCTACCTCGAACTTAGCGGTGTTATTTCAAAAAGAGTTGGAGCCTAAGTTGATGATCATTCGAGAACTGTTGAGTGAAGTCACCGGAATCCCCAGTGACGCACCACAATTGGCCCCCTGTATGCTCAACGTGATTGCTCCATGTATGGTGTTGTTGGTCGCAGGTCAATCAGTACCTGGTGCCATGCAAGAAACAGCAAACCTTCCTCAAGAACAACTTATTGAGCATATGTACCACTTTGCTTTATCCGGCTTACTTGCCATGGGCGAACACTACCGACTCACCCATTTACAGCAAGCCTAA
- a CDS encoding HlyD family secretion protein: MRNGLIILPLLALLGCMPQQTPQALGTLERDRVSLTATANEIIEKISVQEGQTVHQGDELLTLSSISQRALVAKATAQQVQAQTQLTKLLNGERSEDVASAQANVENARVRLDNEEKQYRRIAELVARKLSSPAEKDNALAKRDEARASYNSALQTLKKLSAGYRAEDIEVARAELAAAKANLELEQHKLSELTITATRDGIVDSLPYHQGERVPVNGIVAIIAAETTPYARVYLPEPLVATYPVGSQVTVHVDGVAQPLQGKVRWISKESSFTTYRSMSASDRSRLVFLTKIDLPESASALPAGIPVQVDLDGQHE; encoded by the coding sequence ATGCGTAATGGGTTGATTATTTTGCCTTTATTGGCTCTTTTGGGTTGTATGCCACAACAAACGCCACAAGCTCTTGGAACCTTAGAGCGAGACCGCGTTTCACTAACCGCTACGGCCAATGAAATAATTGAAAAAATATCGGTACAAGAGGGGCAAACGGTTCATCAAGGTGATGAATTGCTTACTTTGTCGTCAATCAGCCAACGTGCTTTGGTGGCGAAAGCCACTGCGCAACAAGTGCAGGCGCAAACTCAGCTCACCAAACTGCTCAATGGTGAGCGTTCGGAGGATGTCGCTTCGGCACAAGCTAATGTGGAAAATGCCCGTGTTCGCTTAGATAACGAAGAGAAACAGTATCGCCGTATTGCAGAGTTGGTTGCTCGTAAATTGAGTTCGCCAGCAGAGAAAGACAATGCGTTAGCAAAACGTGATGAAGCGAGAGCGTCGTACAATTCGGCACTACAGACCTTGAAAAAATTATCAGCCGGCTATCGAGCTGAAGACATTGAAGTCGCGCGTGCAGAGTTAGCCGCAGCCAAAGCCAATCTTGAACTCGAACAACATAAACTTTCAGAGCTAACGATTACCGCAACGCGTGATGGGATTGTTGATTCACTCCCTTATCACCAAGGGGAACGTGTACCAGTCAATGGGATTGTTGCCATTATTGCTGCAGAGACAACACCTTACGCTCGAGTTTATTTACCGGAACCTTTGGTAGCGACTTATCCCGTTGGCAGCCAAGTGACGGTGCATGTCGATGGCGTTGCTCAACCGCTGCAGGGCAAAGTGCGCTGGATTTCCAAAGAGTCTTCTTTCACTACTTATCGCAGTATGAGTGCCAGTGACCGATCGCGTTTGGTCTTTCTCACCAAAATTGATTTGCCAGAATCTGCCAGCGCACTTCCTGCGGGTATTCCAGTGCAAGTGGATTTGGATGGTCAGCATGAGTGA
- a CDS encoding ABC transporter ATP-binding protein, which translates to MSDLAIKAEHIVKRFGEFTAIDDISLSVPKGCIYGFLGPNGCGKSTTIRTLTGLLHPTSGQVEVLGYQIPRDADLLRLKIGYMTQKFSLYDDLSVYENLQFMGTIFGMNPKVLAQRCIEQMATYGLDSLKNQRARGMSGGQKQRLSLACATMNRPELLFLDEPTSAVDPENRRDFWEKLFDLSEMGTTILVTTHYMDEAERCHRLAIMESGKMRADGPPDELMAQMGVNIVEVKAPGLRSLKTQLLHYPDQIRSAAQLGVRLRVLIYQHVQDPIDWMKRTFPELHQAELTVARPTIEDVFVSVTGEGRQ; encoded by the coding sequence ATGAGTGATTTAGCCATCAAAGCGGAACACATCGTTAAACGGTTTGGCGAGTTTACTGCCATCGACGATATTTCTCTGAGTGTTCCCAAGGGGTGTATTTATGGCTTTTTAGGGCCAAATGGCTGCGGTAAATCGACCACAATCCGTACCTTAACCGGGCTATTGCACCCAACGTCAGGTCAAGTTGAGGTATTGGGATATCAGATTCCCCGAGATGCCGATTTGCTGCGACTGAAAATCGGTTATATGACGCAAAAGTTCTCTCTTTATGATGACCTCTCGGTGTATGAAAACTTGCAGTTTATGGGCACGATTTTTGGTATGAACCCAAAGGTGTTGGCGCAGCGCTGTATTGAGCAAATGGCAACCTATGGTTTAGATAGCCTTAAAAATCAACGCGCGAGAGGTATGAGTGGCGGGCAGAAACAGCGCTTATCCCTAGCCTGCGCGACCATGAATCGTCCGGAGCTTCTGTTTTTGGATGAGCCAACGTCAGCGGTTGACCCAGAAAATCGCCGCGATTTTTGGGAAAAGCTGTTTGATCTTTCGGAAATGGGGACCACGATTTTGGTTACCACCCATTACATGGATGAAGCGGAGCGTTGCCATCGACTCGCCATTATGGAATCAGGCAAGATGCGCGCTGACGGTCCACCCGATGAGTTAATGGCGCAAATGGGAGTTAACATTGTTGAAGTGAAAGCGCCGGGATTGCGCAGTTTAAAAACGCAGTTGCTCCATTATCCTGACCAAATTCGCTCCGCGGCGCAGTTAGGTGTGCGGCTTCGCGTGCTTATTTATCAACATGTTCAAGACCCGATTGATTGGATGAAGCGCACTTTCCCTGAGTTGCACCAGGCCGAATTGACCGTCGCTAGGCCCACAATTGAAGATGTGTTTGTATCGGTAACCGGGGAGGGACGGCAATGA